A single region of the Micropterus dolomieu isolate WLL.071019.BEF.003 ecotype Adirondacks linkage group LG02, ASM2129224v1, whole genome shotgun sequence genome encodes:
- the LOC123963908 gene encoding far upstream element-binding protein 2-like isoform X2, whose translation MSEYNAVPPAGSGPLLGGQAALGNGAGGIKKDAFADAVQRARQIAAKIGGDAGPPLNNNTASDGFPFTAQKRQLEDADEPESKKLAAQSDLDSAKALSIGAQLAALAQQRPASSTEEYSVPDSMVGLIIGRGGEQINKIQQESGCKVQIAPDSGGLPERSVSLTGSHDSIHSSPARKAKMLLDEIVSRGRGTPPSSCHESTNGQDGTVHEMMIPAGKAGLVIGKGGETIKQLQERAGVKMILIQDASQGPNVDKPLRIIGDPYKVQQAQEMVQEILRERDHGGFSERNDFSSRMGGGMDIPVPRHSVGVVIGRSGEMIKKIQNDAGVRIQFKQDDGTGPDKIAHISGPPERCEHAAQIINDLLQSIRVREEGQGVPPGPPGMPAGNRGRGGGQGGWGPPGGEMTFSIPAHKCGLVIGRGGENVKSINQQTGAFVEISRQPPPNGDPNFKLFIIRGSPQQIDHAKQLIEEKIEGPLCPVGPGPGGPGPAGPMGPYNPNPYNPGPPGAPGPPHGGPPGPHQYTPQGWSNTYQQWQPQAPHDPSKAAANDPNAAWAAYYAQYYQQPSGAVPAQYPANPAGGAQTSGDQTQPAQTPGGQPDYTKAWEEYYKKMAQTGGSVPGTAAAAPGAAGGAASTTGGQPDYSAAWAEYYRQQAAYYGQAPGQPATPQQGQTQ comes from the exons ATGTCGGAGTACAATGCGGTGCCGCCAGCCGGATCCGGGCCCCTTCTCGGCGGACAGGCAGCTCTCGGGAACGGAGCAGGAGGCATCAAGAAAGATGCGTTTGCGGACGCGGTGCAGCGGGCCCGGCAG ATTGCAGCTAAGATCGGGGGTGATGCTGGACCTCCAttaaacaacaacactgcaTCAGATGGCTTTCCATTCACTGCACAGAAACGACAGCTGGAGGATGCAG ACGAACCGGAGAGCAAGAAGCTGGCTGCGCAGAGCGACTTGGATTCAGCCAAAGCACTGT CTATTGGTGCCCAGCTAGCTGCCCTTGCACAACAAAG GCCGGCCTCCAGCACAGAGGAGTACAGCGTGCCTGACAGCATGGTGGGACTCA TTATCGGCCGTGGAGGTGAACAGATCAATAAGATTCAACAGGAGTCAGGTTGCAAGGTTCAGATAGCTCCAG aCAGTGGAGGCCTTCCAGAGAGGAGCGTCTCTCTCACAGGTTCCCATGACTCCATACA CTCTTCCCCGGCTAGGAAAGCCAAGATGCTGTTGGATGAGATAGTGTCACGAGGGAGGGGCACACCCCCTTCTTCTTGTCACGAGTCCACCAACGGGCAGGACGGCACTGTGCATGAGATGATGATCCCAGCTGGCAAGGCTGGCCTTGTCATTGGCAAGGGAGGAGAGACCATCAAACAGCTACAG GAGCGTGCAGGGGTGAAGATGATCCTGATCCAGGATGCCTCTCAGGGACCCAACGTTGACAAGCCCCTGCGCATTATCGGAGATCCCTACAAAGTCCAG caaGCCCAGGAGATGGTGCAGGAGATTCTGAGGGAGAGAGATCATGGTGGCTTTAGTGAGAGAAATGACTTCAGCTCTCGAATGGGAGGAGGAATGgat ATCCCCGTACCGCGACACTCTGTCGGTGTGGTCATTGGGCGCAGTGGAGAGATGATCAAGAAAATCCAGAACGATGCTGGAGTTAGGATACAGTTCAAGCAAG ATGACGGGACTGGTCCAGATAAGATTGCCCACATCAGTGGTCCCCCTGAACGCTGCGAGCACGCTGCCCAGATCATTAACGACCTGCTGCAGAGCATCAGGGTCAGGGAGGAGGGACAGGGG GTTCCTCCAGGTCCTCCGGGCATGCCTGCGGGCAACAGGGGCCGAGGTGGGGGACAAGGCGGTTGGGGGCCCCCTGGAGGTGAAATGACCTTCTCCATTCCTGCACACAAGTGTGGGCTCGTGATTGGCCGGGGAGGAGAGAATGTCAAGTCCATCAACCAGCAGACCGGCGCCTTTGTGGAAATCTCTCGGCAGCCGCCCCCCAACGGAGACCCCAACTTCAAGCTGTTTATCATCCGGGGCTCACCGCAGCAGATCGACCACGCCAAGCAGCTCATTGAAGAGAAGATCGAG GGTCCTCTGTGTCCTGTGGGCCCAGGGCCAGGTGGACCAGGTCCTGCTGGTCCAATGGGTCCCTACAACCCCAACCCATACAACCCCGGACCTCCTGGGGCACCTGGACCACCACA TGGTGGTCCTCCAGGTCCTCACCAGTACACTCCTCAGGGCTGGAGCAACACCTATCAGCAGTGGCAACCCCAGGCACCCCATGACCCCA GCAAGGCAGCAGCCAATGACCCCAATGCAGCCTGGGCGGCCTACTACGCTCAGTACTACCAGCAGCCGTCGGGGGCTGTGCCAGCCCAGTACCCTGCTAACCCAGCTGGAGGTGCCCAAACTTCAGGGGACCAGACTCAGCCCGCACAGACGCCGGGGGGCCAGCCGGACTACACCAAGGCCTGGGAGGAGTACTACAAGAAGATGG
- the LOC123963908 gene encoding far upstream element-binding protein 2-like isoform X3, whose product MSEYNAVPPAGSGPLLGGQAALGNGAGGIKKDAFADAVQRARQIAAKIGGDAGPPLNNNTASDGFPFTAQKRQLEDADEPESKKLAAQSDLDSAKALSIGAQLAALAQQRPASSTEEYSVPDSMVGLIIGRGGEQINKIQQESGCKVQIAPVCVCPDSGGLPERSVSLTGSHDSIQKAKMLLDEIVSRGRGTPPSSCHESTNGQDGTVHEMMIPAGKAGLVIGKGGETIKQLQERAGVKMILIQDASQGPNVDKPLRIIGDPYKVQQAQEMVQEILRERDHGGFSERNDFSSRMGGGMDIPVPRHSVGVVIGRSGEMIKKIQNDAGVRIQFKQDDGTGPDKIAHISGPPERCEHAAQIINDLLQSIRVREEGQGVPPGPPGMPAGNRGRGGGQGGWGPPGGEMTFSIPAHKCGLVIGRGGENVKSINQQTGAFVEISRQPPPNGDPNFKLFIIRGSPQQIDHAKQLIEEKIEGPLCPVGPGPGGPGPAGPMGPYNPNPYNPGPPGAPGPPHGGPPGPHQYTPQGWSNTYQQWQPQAPHDPSKAAANDPNAAWAAYYAQYYQQPSGAVPAQYPANPAGGAQTSGDQTQPAQTPGGQPDYTKAWEEYYKKMAQTGGSVPGTAAAAPGAAGGAASTTGGQPDYSAAWAEYYRQQAAYYGQAPGQPATPQQGQTQ is encoded by the exons ATGTCGGAGTACAATGCGGTGCCGCCAGCCGGATCCGGGCCCCTTCTCGGCGGACAGGCAGCTCTCGGGAACGGAGCAGGAGGCATCAAGAAAGATGCGTTTGCGGACGCGGTGCAGCGGGCCCGGCAG ATTGCAGCTAAGATCGGGGGTGATGCTGGACCTCCAttaaacaacaacactgcaTCAGATGGCTTTCCATTCACTGCACAGAAACGACAGCTGGAGGATGCAG ACGAACCGGAGAGCAAGAAGCTGGCTGCGCAGAGCGACTTGGATTCAGCCAAAGCACTGT CTATTGGTGCCCAGCTAGCTGCCCTTGCACAACAAAG GCCGGCCTCCAGCACAGAGGAGTACAGCGTGCCTGACAGCATGGTGGGACTCA TTATCGGCCGTGGAGGTGAACAGATCAATAAGATTCAACAGGAGTCAGGTTGCAAGGTTCAGATAGCTCCAG tttgtgtgtgtccagaCAGTGGAGGCCTTCCAGAGAGGAGCGTCTCTCTCACAGGTTCCCATGACTCCATACA GAAAGCCAAGATGCTGTTGGATGAGATAGTGTCACGAGGGAGGGGCACACCCCCTTCTTCTTGTCACGAGTCCACCAACGGGCAGGACGGCACTGTGCATGAGATGATGATCCCAGCTGGCAAGGCTGGCCTTGTCATTGGCAAGGGAGGAGAGACCATCAAACAGCTACAG GAGCGTGCAGGGGTGAAGATGATCCTGATCCAGGATGCCTCTCAGGGACCCAACGTTGACAAGCCCCTGCGCATTATCGGAGATCCCTACAAAGTCCAG caaGCCCAGGAGATGGTGCAGGAGATTCTGAGGGAGAGAGATCATGGTGGCTTTAGTGAGAGAAATGACTTCAGCTCTCGAATGGGAGGAGGAATGgat ATCCCCGTACCGCGACACTCTGTCGGTGTGGTCATTGGGCGCAGTGGAGAGATGATCAAGAAAATCCAGAACGATGCTGGAGTTAGGATACAGTTCAAGCAAG ATGACGGGACTGGTCCAGATAAGATTGCCCACATCAGTGGTCCCCCTGAACGCTGCGAGCACGCTGCCCAGATCATTAACGACCTGCTGCAGAGCATCAGGGTCAGGGAGGAGGGACAGGGG GTTCCTCCAGGTCCTCCGGGCATGCCTGCGGGCAACAGGGGCCGAGGTGGGGGACAAGGCGGTTGGGGGCCCCCTGGAGGTGAAATGACCTTCTCCATTCCTGCACACAAGTGTGGGCTCGTGATTGGCCGGGGAGGAGAGAATGTCAAGTCCATCAACCAGCAGACCGGCGCCTTTGTGGAAATCTCTCGGCAGCCGCCCCCCAACGGAGACCCCAACTTCAAGCTGTTTATCATCCGGGGCTCACCGCAGCAGATCGACCACGCCAAGCAGCTCATTGAAGAGAAGATCGAG GGTCCTCTGTGTCCTGTGGGCCCAGGGCCAGGTGGACCAGGTCCTGCTGGTCCAATGGGTCCCTACAACCCCAACCCATACAACCCCGGACCTCCTGGGGCACCTGGACCACCACA TGGTGGTCCTCCAGGTCCTCACCAGTACACTCCTCAGGGCTGGAGCAACACCTATCAGCAGTGGCAACCCCAGGCACCCCATGACCCCA GCAAGGCAGCAGCCAATGACCCCAATGCAGCCTGGGCGGCCTACTACGCTCAGTACTACCAGCAGCCGTCGGGGGCTGTGCCAGCCCAGTACCCTGCTAACCCAGCTGGAGGTGCCCAAACTTCAGGGGACCAGACTCAGCCCGCACAGACGCCGGGGGGCCAGCCGGACTACACCAAGGCCTGGGAGGAGTACTACAAGAAGATGG
- the LOC123963908 gene encoding far upstream element-binding protein 2-like isoform X4, which yields MSEYNAVPPAGSGPLLGGQAALGNGAGGIKKDAFADAVQRARQIAAKIGGDAGPPLNNNTASDGFPFTAQKRQLEDADEPESKKLAAQSDLDSAKALSIGAQLAALAQQRPASSTEEYSVPDSMVGLIIGRGGEQINKIQQESGCKVQIAPDSGGLPERSVSLTGSHDSIQKAKMLLDEIVSRGRGTPPSSCHESTNGQDGTVHEMMIPAGKAGLVIGKGGETIKQLQERAGVKMILIQDASQGPNVDKPLRIIGDPYKVQQAQEMVQEILRERDHGGFSERNDFSSRMGGGMDIPVPRHSVGVVIGRSGEMIKKIQNDAGVRIQFKQDDGTGPDKIAHISGPPERCEHAAQIINDLLQSIRVREEGQGVPPGPPGMPAGNRGRGGGQGGWGPPGGEMTFSIPAHKCGLVIGRGGENVKSINQQTGAFVEISRQPPPNGDPNFKLFIIRGSPQQIDHAKQLIEEKIEGPLCPVGPGPGGPGPAGPMGPYNPNPYNPGPPGAPGPPHGGPPGPHQYTPQGWSNTYQQWQPQAPHDPSKAAANDPNAAWAAYYAQYYQQPSGAVPAQYPANPAGGAQTSGDQTQPAQTPGGQPDYTKAWEEYYKKMAQTGGSVPGTAAAAPGAAGGAASTTGGQPDYSAAWAEYYRQQAAYYGQAPGQPATPQQGQTQ from the exons ATGTCGGAGTACAATGCGGTGCCGCCAGCCGGATCCGGGCCCCTTCTCGGCGGACAGGCAGCTCTCGGGAACGGAGCAGGAGGCATCAAGAAAGATGCGTTTGCGGACGCGGTGCAGCGGGCCCGGCAG ATTGCAGCTAAGATCGGGGGTGATGCTGGACCTCCAttaaacaacaacactgcaTCAGATGGCTTTCCATTCACTGCACAGAAACGACAGCTGGAGGATGCAG ACGAACCGGAGAGCAAGAAGCTGGCTGCGCAGAGCGACTTGGATTCAGCCAAAGCACTGT CTATTGGTGCCCAGCTAGCTGCCCTTGCACAACAAAG GCCGGCCTCCAGCACAGAGGAGTACAGCGTGCCTGACAGCATGGTGGGACTCA TTATCGGCCGTGGAGGTGAACAGATCAATAAGATTCAACAGGAGTCAGGTTGCAAGGTTCAGATAGCTCCAG aCAGTGGAGGCCTTCCAGAGAGGAGCGTCTCTCTCACAGGTTCCCATGACTCCATACA GAAAGCCAAGATGCTGTTGGATGAGATAGTGTCACGAGGGAGGGGCACACCCCCTTCTTCTTGTCACGAGTCCACCAACGGGCAGGACGGCACTGTGCATGAGATGATGATCCCAGCTGGCAAGGCTGGCCTTGTCATTGGCAAGGGAGGAGAGACCATCAAACAGCTACAG GAGCGTGCAGGGGTGAAGATGATCCTGATCCAGGATGCCTCTCAGGGACCCAACGTTGACAAGCCCCTGCGCATTATCGGAGATCCCTACAAAGTCCAG caaGCCCAGGAGATGGTGCAGGAGATTCTGAGGGAGAGAGATCATGGTGGCTTTAGTGAGAGAAATGACTTCAGCTCTCGAATGGGAGGAGGAATGgat ATCCCCGTACCGCGACACTCTGTCGGTGTGGTCATTGGGCGCAGTGGAGAGATGATCAAGAAAATCCAGAACGATGCTGGAGTTAGGATACAGTTCAAGCAAG ATGACGGGACTGGTCCAGATAAGATTGCCCACATCAGTGGTCCCCCTGAACGCTGCGAGCACGCTGCCCAGATCATTAACGACCTGCTGCAGAGCATCAGGGTCAGGGAGGAGGGACAGGGG GTTCCTCCAGGTCCTCCGGGCATGCCTGCGGGCAACAGGGGCCGAGGTGGGGGACAAGGCGGTTGGGGGCCCCCTGGAGGTGAAATGACCTTCTCCATTCCTGCACACAAGTGTGGGCTCGTGATTGGCCGGGGAGGAGAGAATGTCAAGTCCATCAACCAGCAGACCGGCGCCTTTGTGGAAATCTCTCGGCAGCCGCCCCCCAACGGAGACCCCAACTTCAAGCTGTTTATCATCCGGGGCTCACCGCAGCAGATCGACCACGCCAAGCAGCTCATTGAAGAGAAGATCGAG GGTCCTCTGTGTCCTGTGGGCCCAGGGCCAGGTGGACCAGGTCCTGCTGGTCCAATGGGTCCCTACAACCCCAACCCATACAACCCCGGACCTCCTGGGGCACCTGGACCACCACA TGGTGGTCCTCCAGGTCCTCACCAGTACACTCCTCAGGGCTGGAGCAACACCTATCAGCAGTGGCAACCCCAGGCACCCCATGACCCCA GCAAGGCAGCAGCCAATGACCCCAATGCAGCCTGGGCGGCCTACTACGCTCAGTACTACCAGCAGCCGTCGGGGGCTGTGCCAGCCCAGTACCCTGCTAACCCAGCTGGAGGTGCCCAAACTTCAGGGGACCAGACTCAGCCCGCACAGACGCCGGGGGGCCAGCCGGACTACACCAAGGCCTGGGAGGAGTACTACAAGAAGATGG
- the LOC123963908 gene encoding far upstream element-binding protein 2-like isoform X1 encodes MSEYNAVPPAGSGPLLGGQAALGNGAGGIKKDAFADAVQRARQIAAKIGGDAGPPLNNNTASDGFPFTAQKRQLEDADEPESKKLAAQSDLDSAKALSIGAQLAALAQQRPASSTEEYSVPDSMVGLIIGRGGEQINKIQQESGCKVQIAPVCVCPDSGGLPERSVSLTGSHDSIHSSPARKAKMLLDEIVSRGRGTPPSSCHESTNGQDGTVHEMMIPAGKAGLVIGKGGETIKQLQERAGVKMILIQDASQGPNVDKPLRIIGDPYKVQQAQEMVQEILRERDHGGFSERNDFSSRMGGGMDIPVPRHSVGVVIGRSGEMIKKIQNDAGVRIQFKQDDGTGPDKIAHISGPPERCEHAAQIINDLLQSIRVREEGQGVPPGPPGMPAGNRGRGGGQGGWGPPGGEMTFSIPAHKCGLVIGRGGENVKSINQQTGAFVEISRQPPPNGDPNFKLFIIRGSPQQIDHAKQLIEEKIEGPLCPVGPGPGGPGPAGPMGPYNPNPYNPGPPGAPGPPHGGPPGPHQYTPQGWSNTYQQWQPQAPHDPSKAAANDPNAAWAAYYAQYYQQPSGAVPAQYPANPAGGAQTSGDQTQPAQTPGGQPDYTKAWEEYYKKMAQTGGSVPGTAAAAPGAAGGAASTTGGQPDYSAAWAEYYRQQAAYYGQAPGQPATPQQGQTQ; translated from the exons ATGTCGGAGTACAATGCGGTGCCGCCAGCCGGATCCGGGCCCCTTCTCGGCGGACAGGCAGCTCTCGGGAACGGAGCAGGAGGCATCAAGAAAGATGCGTTTGCGGACGCGGTGCAGCGGGCCCGGCAG ATTGCAGCTAAGATCGGGGGTGATGCTGGACCTCCAttaaacaacaacactgcaTCAGATGGCTTTCCATTCACTGCACAGAAACGACAGCTGGAGGATGCAG ACGAACCGGAGAGCAAGAAGCTGGCTGCGCAGAGCGACTTGGATTCAGCCAAAGCACTGT CTATTGGTGCCCAGCTAGCTGCCCTTGCACAACAAAG GCCGGCCTCCAGCACAGAGGAGTACAGCGTGCCTGACAGCATGGTGGGACTCA TTATCGGCCGTGGAGGTGAACAGATCAATAAGATTCAACAGGAGTCAGGTTGCAAGGTTCAGATAGCTCCAG tttgtgtgtgtccagaCAGTGGAGGCCTTCCAGAGAGGAGCGTCTCTCTCACAGGTTCCCATGACTCCATACA CTCTTCCCCGGCTAGGAAAGCCAAGATGCTGTTGGATGAGATAGTGTCACGAGGGAGGGGCACACCCCCTTCTTCTTGTCACGAGTCCACCAACGGGCAGGACGGCACTGTGCATGAGATGATGATCCCAGCTGGCAAGGCTGGCCTTGTCATTGGCAAGGGAGGAGAGACCATCAAACAGCTACAG GAGCGTGCAGGGGTGAAGATGATCCTGATCCAGGATGCCTCTCAGGGACCCAACGTTGACAAGCCCCTGCGCATTATCGGAGATCCCTACAAAGTCCAG caaGCCCAGGAGATGGTGCAGGAGATTCTGAGGGAGAGAGATCATGGTGGCTTTAGTGAGAGAAATGACTTCAGCTCTCGAATGGGAGGAGGAATGgat ATCCCCGTACCGCGACACTCTGTCGGTGTGGTCATTGGGCGCAGTGGAGAGATGATCAAGAAAATCCAGAACGATGCTGGAGTTAGGATACAGTTCAAGCAAG ATGACGGGACTGGTCCAGATAAGATTGCCCACATCAGTGGTCCCCCTGAACGCTGCGAGCACGCTGCCCAGATCATTAACGACCTGCTGCAGAGCATCAGGGTCAGGGAGGAGGGACAGGGG GTTCCTCCAGGTCCTCCGGGCATGCCTGCGGGCAACAGGGGCCGAGGTGGGGGACAAGGCGGTTGGGGGCCCCCTGGAGGTGAAATGACCTTCTCCATTCCTGCACACAAGTGTGGGCTCGTGATTGGCCGGGGAGGAGAGAATGTCAAGTCCATCAACCAGCAGACCGGCGCCTTTGTGGAAATCTCTCGGCAGCCGCCCCCCAACGGAGACCCCAACTTCAAGCTGTTTATCATCCGGGGCTCACCGCAGCAGATCGACCACGCCAAGCAGCTCATTGAAGAGAAGATCGAG GGTCCTCTGTGTCCTGTGGGCCCAGGGCCAGGTGGACCAGGTCCTGCTGGTCCAATGGGTCCCTACAACCCCAACCCATACAACCCCGGACCTCCTGGGGCACCTGGACCACCACA TGGTGGTCCTCCAGGTCCTCACCAGTACACTCCTCAGGGCTGGAGCAACACCTATCAGCAGTGGCAACCCCAGGCACCCCATGACCCCA GCAAGGCAGCAGCCAATGACCCCAATGCAGCCTGGGCGGCCTACTACGCTCAGTACTACCAGCAGCCGTCGGGGGCTGTGCCAGCCCAGTACCCTGCTAACCCAGCTGGAGGTGCCCAAACTTCAGGGGACCAGACTCAGCCCGCACAGACGCCGGGGGGCCAGCCGGACTACACCAAGGCCTGGGAGGAGTACTACAAGAAGATGG
- the LOC123963908 gene encoding far upstream element-binding protein 2-like isoform X6, whose amino-acid sequence MSEYNAVPPAGSGPLLGGQAALGNGAGGIKKDAFADAVQRARQIAAKIGGDAGPPLNNNTASDGFPFTAQKRQLEDADEPESKKLAAQSDLDSAKALSIGAQLAALAQQRPASSTEEYSVPDSMVGLIIGRGGEQINKIQQESGCKVQIAPVCVCPDSGGLPERSVSLTGSHDSIHSSPARKAKMLLDEIVSRGRGTPPSSCHESTNGQDGTVHEMMIPAGKAGLVIGKGGETIKQLQERAGVKMILIQDASQGPNVDKPLRIIGDPYKVQQAQEMVQEILRERDHGGFSERNDFSSRMGGGMDIPVPRHSVGVVIGRSGEMIKKIQNDAGVRIQFKQDDGTGPDKIAHISGPPERCEHAAQIINDLLQSIRVREEGQGVPPGPPGMPAGNRGRGGGQGGWGPPGGEMTFSIPAHKCGLVIGRGGENVKSINQQTGAFVEISRQPPPNGDPNFKLFIIRGSPQQIDHAKQLIEEKIEGPLCPVGPGPGGPGPAGPMGPYNPNPYNPGPPGAPGPPHGGPPGPHQYTPQGWSNTYQQWQPQAPHDPTRSPGQ is encoded by the exons ATGTCGGAGTACAATGCGGTGCCGCCAGCCGGATCCGGGCCCCTTCTCGGCGGACAGGCAGCTCTCGGGAACGGAGCAGGAGGCATCAAGAAAGATGCGTTTGCGGACGCGGTGCAGCGGGCCCGGCAG ATTGCAGCTAAGATCGGGGGTGATGCTGGACCTCCAttaaacaacaacactgcaTCAGATGGCTTTCCATTCACTGCACAGAAACGACAGCTGGAGGATGCAG ACGAACCGGAGAGCAAGAAGCTGGCTGCGCAGAGCGACTTGGATTCAGCCAAAGCACTGT CTATTGGTGCCCAGCTAGCTGCCCTTGCACAACAAAG GCCGGCCTCCAGCACAGAGGAGTACAGCGTGCCTGACAGCATGGTGGGACTCA TTATCGGCCGTGGAGGTGAACAGATCAATAAGATTCAACAGGAGTCAGGTTGCAAGGTTCAGATAGCTCCAG tttgtgtgtgtccagaCAGTGGAGGCCTTCCAGAGAGGAGCGTCTCTCTCACAGGTTCCCATGACTCCATACA CTCTTCCCCGGCTAGGAAAGCCAAGATGCTGTTGGATGAGATAGTGTCACGAGGGAGGGGCACACCCCCTTCTTCTTGTCACGAGTCCACCAACGGGCAGGACGGCACTGTGCATGAGATGATGATCCCAGCTGGCAAGGCTGGCCTTGTCATTGGCAAGGGAGGAGAGACCATCAAACAGCTACAG GAGCGTGCAGGGGTGAAGATGATCCTGATCCAGGATGCCTCTCAGGGACCCAACGTTGACAAGCCCCTGCGCATTATCGGAGATCCCTACAAAGTCCAG caaGCCCAGGAGATGGTGCAGGAGATTCTGAGGGAGAGAGATCATGGTGGCTTTAGTGAGAGAAATGACTTCAGCTCTCGAATGGGAGGAGGAATGgat ATCCCCGTACCGCGACACTCTGTCGGTGTGGTCATTGGGCGCAGTGGAGAGATGATCAAGAAAATCCAGAACGATGCTGGAGTTAGGATACAGTTCAAGCAAG ATGACGGGACTGGTCCAGATAAGATTGCCCACATCAGTGGTCCCCCTGAACGCTGCGAGCACGCTGCCCAGATCATTAACGACCTGCTGCAGAGCATCAGGGTCAGGGAGGAGGGACAGGGG GTTCCTCCAGGTCCTCCGGGCATGCCTGCGGGCAACAGGGGCCGAGGTGGGGGACAAGGCGGTTGGGGGCCCCCTGGAGGTGAAATGACCTTCTCCATTCCTGCACACAAGTGTGGGCTCGTGATTGGCCGGGGAGGAGAGAATGTCAAGTCCATCAACCAGCAGACCGGCGCCTTTGTGGAAATCTCTCGGCAGCCGCCCCCCAACGGAGACCCCAACTTCAAGCTGTTTATCATCCGGGGCTCACCGCAGCAGATCGACCACGCCAAGCAGCTCATTGAAGAGAAGATCGAG GGTCCTCTGTGTCCTGTGGGCCCAGGGCCAGGTGGACCAGGTCCTGCTGGTCCAATGGGTCCCTACAACCCCAACCCATACAACCCCGGACCTCCTGGGGCACCTGGACCACCACA TGGTGGTCCTCCAGGTCCTCACCAGTACACTCCTCAGGGCTGGAGCAACACCTATCAGCAGTGGCAACCCCAGGCACCCCATGACCCCA CCCGGTCTCCAGGCCAGTAG